Within the Manduca sexta isolate Smith_Timp_Sample1 chromosome 19, JHU_Msex_v1.0, whole genome shotgun sequence genome, the region attagtacctgtatgttgtgtcggggTTCCTTATAGAAAATGTTACCGTTCGCCACTGGTGCATTCTCCTATAATTTCTATGTAGAATTGCTACTTGCGCTATCTAAATACAAGCTATAGGCCCACACGGTTGAAGTGCATCTCCCGCAAAAAAACGAACTATATTGTCTGATGTATGAAACTTGCTGATGGTAGGAAATTTGTATCCATCCGCACAGTACCCTCTGTACATAAGCGTGAAAtccaccatagtggctcacataaTCCTGGGTGTTACGGCCGCAACGTGAAGAAGCACCTAAGTAGACTAGCTGTGTCGAATGGCATAACATAACCATCTGTTGCCATTCAATACTCAGTCTGGACGGCATTccgcttaccgtcaggtgtaGTGCAGTCACCTTTTAGTGgcggaataaaaaaaagtatgtcgcgttctggaatcaccCTGTACCTATATATACGGTTCcaaacaggtcggcataattgtgtcaactggtgAGAGGATAGGGataatatttcacaattaaTTATTCTCATAGCCATAAGGGATGACCCAAAAAATCTATCAGTGTACTATGTTTACAATGGATAATCATTACCAATATGATAACCGATATAAATTATTcctattatattcatttaaatattataatgattcatTTTGAAAGCATTCAGCTGCAAATTCAATAAttcattactaaatataattatagaccATTCAGAAATCATACAACACACTCAACAGTTAACTGTTAACTAAATCTGACCCTAAATTCACCAAACCACATACCGAACATGCAAGTTAACAGTTACTcattatttgattatgttacaTCTATATTTGTGTATAACGGTTTTTTAAGCAACAGAACGTGGCCGCTAATGCAATATTCAAAATTGTCGcatccataatattatataaatcttcGATGTAGGTACCTACATGCGAAAGTAATTGTTTGTTACATTTCGCGGCTAAACCACATTCGAttaaattttgttgatttttttttggaattcaCGAAGTTAGCTTAAATACGAAAGGACATAAACCACTCTTTATCCGGGATTCGAGTATACAATGGTTATTTTATCCCGAGAAGGGCTGGTGACGTGGGCGCGGCCGGCATTGTTTGTAATTGTGgtgataattataatgtaaattatgatCTGATAAACGCCATGTTTAACTCCTTAGAATGAAATAATACGCACCAGAAGATAATTAAtagttagttttttatttacgtaGAAGAAACGcagaaaaaaagattttttattaggtaACTGCAGTGAATATTTCCAATATTGGTATAAGCGACAGTGCGCTTTATTTTAGCCCcaaacctattaaaaaaaattcattatatatatatatatatatatatatatatatatatatataagagtAGTAGTAAGTAAGACAAATTTCTTCAGTATCTCAAACTTCACTATCTACTTACTCCATAATCCTTCCATCTATGCTTATCTCTTAAATACCCGTATTAATTCTAAGCCTAGTGCACTAGTGCAAATGACCTATCAATGACACAACAGCTGTTTAACATTATGCCAAGCTGCTGGCACTGGCGGAGCTGTTGAATGTATGACGCGTAACGTTTAATGGTTTCTCAGAGAGTACGCCGTTCGCATAAACATTTCGCCGGTCATGTCGGCATTTATTGTGATATTGAAGGTTAAGGGACtgcattgaatatttatttgtaccgTACTGGGTAAAACTGTCTTAATATGTGTTATATAATGTAACATCTATAAAGCGGCTCATTACGCCTCTCACCCGAGCTATTAATAGCGTAAACAAGGTGCATGTCAAAGCAGTTGTTTTGACATGTAACTCATGTCATTTGTTATGCttagtttttcatatttttttttgttatataatttatttttaaaaatagttgtaGAATATAGTTGTAAGTTTTTATGTATTGTTAGTAGTTCCGCCAGTTGTATtgggtgtaacctgtaatggctgtgtgttgatattgaaataaataaataattattatggcgAGTTTCGGGGCTAGTAAGTgtgtataatattcaaaatataaaattatattataattatataattatattataattctcaaaGATATAAAATTCTAAAGATTTCTGAAAGGCGCAACACCTTTTGCTAGTTGTTGGACTGCACTCTACCTAATTATTAGCAAAGCTAAGCCAGTCACTGTTGTGGTAGGATTAGCTATACAAGCTAGACGTTAGATTCCAAGATTCACTtttaatgcgtttttttttgtaaatagaagAATTggctatattatatattatacatgaattaccttttttgtttatgaaacaTTAACACGCATACCAGATCGTTATTATTAGCAAAGCTTTCTACAACGAATGTCCTAATATTTcgcaaattataaattgtttgaatacattttctccattaacaaagttttttctgtaaagatttttttacgtaggtacctttttcttttcattttgtaagaatttatatacagagataaataaataattaaataatatataaatcattaaCCTCTCGAACACGAGATGTTTTCTGAGTTGTTATTCACTCTTCTTTTACTACTGTATCTGTCGCTAAGTGGAATTATATAAGAATTGTCTTCCGGTGtaaaggacattgtatccaATATTATCACTGggtattataaaactttatataataatacagacaCGTTTAAAGAGAAAGTATTCCCACAACAGTGCGCGTGTATACAGAGTTCACTTTGTTTTTCTTAGAACAATTTTTTCCGCGCCGCAAACATTCAAGTAAAAACTCGCTAAGTAAGCCCCGCCGCTCGTTTTCTTGATAATTCTGAAATGGGAATGCTACCGCGAACTGAGAAGTAATTATAATTCCTTTGGATTTTCTTAACGTGGTTATAAGTAGAATATGCCCAGTCTTACGATCATGTACTATGAAATGTGGAGAACTTTAGCAgtataaagaaaaatagatagaaaaaaaggaaagctttttatgttaatttccCTAATTGATAACACTATTTTCGCCTTTAAAACATATacgcatttaaaattattttaacgtaCTTTAAGATTGCAGCGCACATTCCGCTTGACAATGTACTTTCCCATAATATCTCCATTGCATGCAAATAATAAgttcctatttttatttaaaacgttcTAATGTTACTCTCGTATTGAAGACAGTATTAGTAATGTCTTTCACTGTTATTTAGACTACGAAAGACGATGGTTTCGTAATctaacaatttattacataagtGCGGATTATGTAGCATAACATCTTGGAACCAGATTTTagtatcaaaaacattttacatattttgagaTATTTGCACGTTTAGGTCCCATTACTAGTAGCAGTAGGCCTCTCAGTTTTGTGAATTGTGTTTTCTTTCGGATTGTCACTAATATTACCGAAGAATCTCTTTCTTCTTGCTCTTTTTCAAACAGTTTATACATTTGCACAACAATTtttgcaatgttttatttaatccaGCCGCTCTTTGATCATCATAGAACTTAACGGATACCGTTTCATCGTCTGTTATAACGTACAATAAATAGAATCCATGTGCCAACGCCTTGTTTTTTGCATATCTGCATAATTGCCGGTTGCGTTGTAGCTTTGTCTACTTTTTTGTCATCTATAAATAGAGTAGGGATACAATCTCAACGCGTGTTAAAAATTCACAAGAGAATCGCGATCGAATGAATGAATGTGGGatcttttaataaatgtttcaaaCTATTACTTAGGTCATATTTACCTCTATTATAGAATACAGGGCAATCgtatattaacttatttacctactaaaaatactaattataggATCCTTACATAATGCTCTAATATCGCCAATAATACACAGGAGGtgtataattcttatttatttttgtaacagatTATCCATGACAGGTTgctattgaaattattattatataaaatgtattgcgTTAGAACATTTTTCTATGCTCCGAAATTCTATTCTATTAGAGTGAACGattgtaaaaatgtttcttGTCCAAAGGCTCAGGACTTTCCGTTGTCACCATCCCGTATTTATACAATATCATACATTGTTCGCATCATAGCTAATACGATGCTAAATGATAATAAAGTTCTTGGTATAATAATATTCGCCGCTAGAAATTCAATAATGGTCACAGAAAATGTAATTGGCAATTGACATTCTGGATCTCTGATTCATATAAGGTGaagtttaattatgtaaaatgaatCGGTATTCGACGTCTTACGGGGTATAATGtacttgtaataatatttatggttttgTTGCGTACAAAGTACACAAAACACATACAGGGGAATTACTTCATCTACGACAAATATATCAGCCAATTATCTTTATTAGTCCGTTTTGTAAGTAGAGTGTTAAAAGTTGTAAGTTACTGAGACAGATTATTCGGAAAATTGAAACTTAAAGAAACGAAATCGGGACTTTTGCGGGCGGAAAACTTTGTAGAAATTAGTTcgtaattaaatgaatataacacAAATGCCATGataatttcatttgtataataaatatcacataaaGACTTGATAGGTATATGCATAACGCAGGCCAATTTGTTGGACACTAATCACATTGTAATGAGGCATTAGTTGAGAAAGAAAGTAAAATAACTAGTATCCTATATAATGTTCTTACGGTTTACATCTCTATAATAGTTTGACGTCACAACACGAAATTAAACGTAATCGTACCTAACTAACGTATAAATTTTAGTAGTGTTggtatcaatatatttatgaacaatCTAAATCGTGTTACCGTTTCTAAATTCTACATCTAAGttagattattttatgatttttaaccAAACCTCTTGTAAATGCTCACACGTTTGCAAGATAAACACAGAACGACATAATCCTATAGTTGTGACTAGGTGAAAGTCCGTTTCCCACTGCATGCAACATTGTCCAGTGTTTATAGAGCATGCAATTTAGTCAATGAAACGGCAAAGGGTACCCCGGAGCGGGGTGCACGACCTCGCCGGAGAGCATTGGGATCACAAAAAGCGGTCCTTGAAAACCAGTTTCGAGCATGATGCATCTTAAATCAACAGCAACTTTTATTGCGAATATATTGTGTTGatatcattaaaatacaaattgtgtattatacgtttttttatatacgcCAAAACGATATTCGCCATTAATGTCATATTATTTACATGTTATTAGAGTGTTACCGTATTAAACAGCTGATGTAGATAGTATTCAATTTATACGCATTTATTTGTGGGCATAGATTAatgtaacttttgtatttggtcggcttataggTACATTTGTGAAACGAGTAGAATTTGTAAGAAGTTGTAAAACAggctaagtataaaaaatattatgaacgaATTACACTTAACTGAGGAACCTGTTCAAAGTTACTCAAACTACTGTTTAAGTATTTCgaagacattattttattaaagatcatattattatgataactaGCTGTATCCGCGGTTTCGTCCGCGTAGAAATCAGTGTTTCACAAAGTCTTTCCCACGTAAACCCACCAGATTTTTGACatccacgcgacctcttcaacagtaatcgtcatatttcagtcaatttacataaaaccgtaatgtaatATTAACCGAAACCTTCCTCAGGAATTACACTATCTttaaaaccgtacaaaaatccgttcagtagattttgagaaaattgatcacatacagacaggtagcttttgaggactttgttttataagatgtataaattttataattccgGATACAAATATAAAGACGTAATCTTTTCTAAGTAGATCCTAAAATTGTAAATGCTGCTAATAAAGTGGTGATGTCTGTGTATTTAAGTaacgaaatttaatattttttccagtgTTACAACTATGTCGAGCTGAAATATCGGATAAGCAACCGGAGTGGTACTCTGCGAATGTGATTAATGATGGATTCCAACCGAAGCCCATATCAGAACTCTTCTCGACTGAATCATCATTCTCGTCAACGAATCCTATAATAGTGCTGTCAAAATCAAGTGAAATTCCTGATGAAATTTCCCTTCTGTCAACGCTAAAACCGCCGACACGTAGTATATCTTCGACACTTGAAGATTTTATAAACAGTCTACCAACATCTACAGTGCCTTCAACGGTAGCAATATCCGAGACGCCATCGTCATCGACGCCGCCAACCTCATCTCCAACGATTCCTGTTCAAGTCCAAACTGAACCTCAGGAAACATCTGCCCCTCCGTTCTTGCCTAATGTTCCTCCTGCGCCGCCTGAAATACAGCCCGTTATACCACTTGTGACTAGAGAGCCCCCGTCGGTGCAACAATCACAAAATGCACAGCTTCCTCAGATGGAACAACCAATTTCTCCGGTGGGTCAATTAGACCTATCCGTTCAGGCGCCTATTCAACCATTGATAGTATCTAATCAAAGTACCAGCGGGTTACCTTCACGATCACAGTCATCGCAGAACCAATCACAACAGATTCGATTGGAGCTGGTCCCTCAAGTTCAAAACTTGCCTGTACTGCCCATATCCAATGTACCAGAGATATCACCACAGCAGATAGTCACACAGTTGCCAATACAATCGTCAACACCTTCTCCTCAATCAAATTACTTTTTGATTTACCAACAGGCTCCACAGAATATCCAAAATTATCCATTACCACAACCGCCTGGACTAACTAGTTCACAAGCTCCAATGATTCCTACCGTCACTACACAGCCTAGTATACCCCAACCAATACCAACAgtatcagcgccatctattccTTCTTCACCTCCTCAAACAGTGCCACCTACAGCTTCATCTCCGTCACGAACCACGACTTCAGTTCCTTCGTCTCCTCAAACAGTCTCAACAGTTAATAACACTATGCCGACAACGAGAACCCTGCCTACTACAAGCCCACCCGCTACTGCTAATTGTCAAAACACAGCAAGACCTTTGCTATCAACGACGACTCCAATACCTAGAACTGAGCCACCACTTTCATTGCTTCCATTAAGAATTCGGGTTATAGCTCCAAGTGGTTCGATAACTAATGTAAACATAAACCCAACAACTACAACGAAAAAACCAAAAACACCTCGGACCCGAAAGCCGAAGCCGAAAGCGAGGAAAAATTCATACGATGTTTGTATAGATTCATGTAAGGGACGAAGAGATCCTATATGCGCTGGACCGTTATCACCTGGTCTGATAGATCCGAAGGACTTAAAAGGATTCCCATCGATATGTCATATGGCATGTCACAATTCCTTTAGAAAGGACAGTGAGTATATTTCTTTATCTATAACTAGCGAACCGTCCCGGCTTTGTAAAGGTAGCAAAGCACAATAGATATATGGCCGCATTTTTTTCTGTCGTACCCATcgacatattatatgtatgtactacgtacgtCAATGATTGTACCAAACATTAGGTAATGACTTATACACATACACCGTCCTCTTAAATCACTCCGCCCAATGGTCAAAACCgtatgaaaatccgttcagtagttttttagtttatcatATTCACAGTTCAGACCGATGCGGCAGAGGTACTTTGTTgtttataagatatttaaaaatatcttgctAGAATTAAGGAATTGCGagaaataacttaataaattagATTTCACATGGGACAGGACTGAAGAATCTAGAGTTCTGCACAAACAATGCAACATAGGCTAAACTAAACATAGCTATATTAAGGCAGgaaattttacatttcattcaTGTCAGTAACtgattttgttttccttttacCTCAAACTGTAGATAAAGTAAACCCGAATGATTAGACCAAATATTTAtgtctgaaaattttattttacatacagaTCACTAAAAACACTAATGAAAGAATACACATCATTAACACTAACAACCCGATCAAGACcataaataattagtattaccacaataaaatcgctataaatattaacagaaaacaaacagTGCGTGTAAACTACAAGTGTAATAACTTAACTATTGATCCAACCGGTTTCGCCTTGCAAATCATTAGTTGCCACACCTACTCAGTTACAAAATCAAGTACTTTGAACACTATTGTGGTTATAAGTTATACACACTgtcgatataaaattaaacttggaTTATATTCAGTTTTCACTGTTATTAATTCTCCTATggattgttttaatatttagttctactttgaatataattttacccccttattcatagatgtcatttatttaaggacagagcattgctgtgctaacaagtctgtttctcatcTTTGTTTATCTGAAAGCTTGTTGTTTgtacagctttgtttatctgacagccaactagattcaagttgtataacaatattagccaatcacaacggcccaatatctacgcactgcgaaggctgccattccgtcagcactgagatacagacttgttatcacagcaatgcttcgttCTTAGTTAtctaacgtctatgaataaggggggttAAATGGTTTAGAGTCAAGTTATCTTATGAGATGTATACCGATATCGACGGTCTAATACGAGACGACAAAATTACTAAATCAAAAACATATTGACAATTTACATTGGTACATAGTGAAAAACATTATGTAGGATAACACAAGTAATAACTATGTAGATACACTACATATTTccgataaacatttttaatcacaCATTCATCTATAAATATTCTCAACTAATGAAAACATGGCTCAGAtcaataaacagattttttacaattacattcCAGCATATGAAAAGCTAGTGGACGGACGCTGCGGTAAGCTGCGCACGCGCATACGGACCGTCGACTCTAACACCAAGCTCAAGAGAGACGAACTAATCAAATCGGAATACACATTGGACAACACAGGACCAAAgactatttttcaattttcagGATCCATCAATTAGACTgagattaaataaaaccaattatCAACTCTACGATAGAGATATTTTAAGATTCAAGCTTACCAAAAACCGCGGTAAACCCAACTAACCGGATCGAAGTAAAAGCAAGATGTTACGTAAATAATTAACTCAAatccatttaaaatttaatgtacttATTTGCCCTTAGCTGGCGTTGACATGCTTTCTGAGCACAGGGTACGGGTTTATGcagatattttatatctgctccACCACCAtacggtgttaaaacccgccatagtggcccacgtatgagtgacgcgtttcgggatcagcctgtgtatatccggttccaacagaccggcataattgtgtcgagtggTAAttatcactcgtcagtcgacattccactggaccccactccacttaccatcaggggcagtggggtcactgtgcTGTATATGTAAAAACAATCCATTAgcaatattactaaaatttccAGCGTTACTTTCAGGTTGTCACGGTAGGCAGCGATAGACCAAATCTGATGTTTTATCATTGCAGTGCAAGGAGTGTATTGAAGTTAAATAAGGATAGATCTTAtgattattaaatctatttcc harbors:
- the LOC115441945 gene encoding mucin-2, which codes for MAYLRTTLVVLTLLQLCRAEISDKQPEWYSANVINDGFQPKPISELFSTESSFSSTNPIIVLSKSSEIPDEISLLSTLKPPTRSISSTLEDFINSLPTSTVPSTVAISETPSSSTPPTSSPTIPVQVQTEPQETSAPPFLPNVPPAPPEIQPVIPLVTREPPSVQQSQNAQLPQMEQPISPVGQLDLSVQAPIQPLIVSNQSTSGLPSRSQSSQNQSQQIRLELVPQVQNLPVLPISNVPEISPQQIVTQLPIQSSTPSPQSNYFLIYQQAPQNIQNYPLPQPPGLTSSQAPMIPTVTTQPSIPQPIPTVSAPSIPSSPPQTVPPTASSPSRTTTSVPSSPQTVSTVNNTMPTTRTLPTTSPPATANCQNTARPLLSTTTPIPRTEPPLSLLPLRIRVIAPSGSITNVNINPTTTTKKPKTPRTRKPKPKARKNSYDVCIDSCKGRRDPICAGPLSPGLIDPKDLKGFPSICHMACHNSFRKDTYEKLVDGRCGKLRTRIRTVDSNTKLKRDELIKSEYTLDNTGPKTIFQFSGSIN